A genomic region of Gemmata massiliana contains the following coding sequences:
- a CDS encoding ATP-dependent Clp protease proteolytic subunit yields MFSPFEPMAAARTFEPTLQRGQTSRQRTVGIADLLMDNRIIFLGAGQDLGSPVITDLMASFVIQRLLFLQYENKTADIHMYINSPGGSVSATLAIYDTMQFIEAPIHTYCMGLAASGAAVLLAAGSKGKRYALPNSKVMIHQPYGQVGGQVSDIEIQANEIIKERQRLNEILAKHTGQPLEVIAKETDRDKYYHADEAKAFGLVDEVLSRPEPKK; encoded by the coding sequence ATGTTCTCACCGTTTGAACCGATGGCCGCGGCCCGCACCTTCGAGCCGACGCTCCAGCGCGGCCAGACCTCGCGCCAGCGCACGGTCGGCATCGCCGACCTGCTCATGGACAACCGGATCATCTTCCTCGGGGCCGGTCAGGACCTCGGGAGCCCGGTCATCACCGACCTGATGGCGAGCTTCGTGATCCAGCGCCTCTTGTTCCTCCAGTACGAGAACAAGACCGCGGACATCCACATGTACATCAACAGCCCCGGCGGGTCCGTTTCCGCCACGCTCGCGATCTACGACACGATGCAGTTCATCGAGGCGCCGATCCACACGTACTGCATGGGCTTGGCGGCTAGCGGCGCGGCCGTGCTGCTCGCGGCCGGGAGCAAGGGCAAGCGGTACGCGCTGCCGAACTCCAAGGTGATGATCCACCAGCCCTACGGACAGGTCGGCGGGCAGGTCTCGGACATCGAGATCCAGGCCAACGAGATCATCAAGGAGCGCCAGCGGCTCAACGAGATCCTGGCCAAGCACACCGGCCAGCCGCTCGAGGTCATCGCCAAGGAAACCGACCGGGACAAGTACTACCACGCGGACGAGGCCAAGGCGTTCGGCCTCGTGGACGAGGTGCTCTCGCGCCCGGAACCCAAGAAGTAA